The Medicago truncatula cultivar Jemalong A17 chromosome 4, MtrunA17r5.0-ANR, whole genome shotgun sequence genome includes a region encoding these proteins:
- the LOC11442702 gene encoding ribosomal RNA processing protein 1 homolog B, which produces MATNASEAGRSLIKQLAFTQKSSREKALKLVLKSWLPSRSEQLPEEDAKKLWKGLFYCVWHSDKPLVQADLIDRLASLLLTLHSSFTVQYFSTFFLTMRREWSGIDALRLDKFYLLIRRFVSKSFSLMNKNSWDLEFVKLIVNCLDDATFASSDKLLQGKGVNYHVASVFLDELTPFLPVKVSVLEVLFKPFFTVVGKLPDKVLLGKIKIGLFDVLLKNGKKLLEIKKSGGDEVADGDIVNLGTIALGMGFASKLFELGSAPDCVQGNRKILFEMHREFLQLEKDAVNSGFEFSVPDSVDRDDEEVPDLVPIVEVDADVVQNGKLLKKCKKEKKGSVDKAKKEKKSKKKNKKSDASGLSSEMNSAENGDKNAANENGGNSIDEVVLTESVISNLQKQFEKVAAEAGLEDGVASLCATPKAAGDVSKKRKRTKNSKGKTSQDFDLNGGDAEDSAVAKSGDKSSKKVRFSMKNNLVWKPHSPLPPQSLRIPPSVTPRGSALKQGVPPGPIREMPLQNKKAKLKKAGRRTIIGVVPSVKRMKKLRSLSV; this is translated from the coding sequence ATGGCGACAAACGCATCCGAAGCTGGCCGTTCACTGATTAAACAACTCGCTTTCACTCAGAAATCTTCTCGTGAGAAAGCTCTCAAACTCGTCTTAAAATCATGGCTTCCTTCTCGATCCGAACAACTTCCTGAAGAAGACGCCAAAAAGCTCTGGAAAGGTCTTTTCTACTGCGTTTGGCACTCCGACAAGCCTCTTGTTCAAGCTGACCTCATCGATCGTCTCGCTTCGCTTCTCTTGACACTTCATTCTTCATTCACCGTTCAGTATTTCTCCACTTTCTTCCTCACTATGCGTCGCGAATGGTCCGGTATCGATGCTTTGAGGTTAGATAAATTCTATCTTCTTATTCGGAGATTTGTTTCTAAGAGTTTTTCGCTTATGAATAAGAATTCATGGGATTTGGAATTTGTGAAgttgattgtgaattgtttggATGATGCTACTTTTGCTTCGAGTGATAAGTTGTTGCAGGGAAAAGGTGTTAATTATCATGTTGCTTCGGTTTTTCTTGACGAGTTAACACCTTTTCTTCCTGTTAAGGTGAGTGTTTTGGAAGTGCTTTTTAAGCCGTTTTTTACTGTGGTGGGGAAATTGCCTGATAAGGTTTTGTTAGGGAAGATTAAGATTGGTTTGTTTGATGTGCTGTTGAAGAATGGGAAGAAACTATTGGAGATTAAGAAGAGTGGCGGGGATGAAGTTGCTGATGGCGATATTGTTAATTTGGGAACGATTGCGTTGGGGATGGGTTTTGCTTCGAAGTTGTTTGAGTTGGGTTCTGCTCCTGATTGTGTTCAGGGGAATAGAAAGATTTTGTTTGAAATGCATCGTGAGTTTTTGCAGCTAGAGAAGGATGCTGTTAATTCGGGGTTTGAGTTTTCTGTTCCTGATTCTGTTGATCGGGATGACGAGGAAGTGCCAGATTTGGTTCCCATTGTTGAGGTTGATGCTGATGTTGTTCAGAATGGTAAGTTGCTGAAGAAATGCAAGAAGGAGAAGAAAGGTTCTGTTGATAAAgcgaaaaaggaaaagaagagtaagaagaagaataagaagagtGATGCTTCTGGTTTGAGTTCCGAGATGAATTCTGCTGAGAACGGGGATAAGAATGCTGCCAATGAAAATGGTGGAAATTCAATTGATGAGGTGGTTTTAACCGAGAGTGTGATTTCAAACCTCCAAAAGCAATTTGAGAAGGTTGCTGCGGAAGCTGGTTTGGAAGATGGTGTTGCAAGTTTATGTGCTACACCCAAAGCTGCCGGAGATGTTtctaagaagagaaaaagaactAAGAATTCTAAAGGAAAGACATCTCAGGATTTTGATTTGAATGGTGGAGATGCTGAAGACTCTGCAGTAGCAAAGAGCGGGGATAAAAGCTCAAAGAAGGTAAGATTTTCCATGAAAAATAACTTAGTATGGAAGCCACACAGTCCTTTACCTCCTCAGAGCTTGAGAATTCCTCCCTCTGTTACACCCAGAGGAAGTGCACTCAAACAGGGTGTACCCCCAGGTCCAATCAGAGAGATGCCTCTCCAAAACAAAAAGGCGAAACTGAAGAAGGCGGGTAGAAGGACAATAATTGGTGTTGTACCATCTGTCAAGCGCATGAAGAAATTAAGATCTCTTTCGGTGTGA
- the LOC11443138 gene encoding fibrous sheath CABYR-binding protein, with translation MATVEVETQQAPTTVTEKETVEVTKVEETTPPASEVPASEPATTEEVVAVENEETEVPVEAESTQVTQEAKPEVENPEPEKVEVKEEVSAEEAKETTETESAPEKVEAKEEVSTEEAKETTEIESAAIAAPVEEVTTTEA, from the exons ATGGCCACTGTTGAG GTTGAAACACAGCAAGCACCAACAACTGTGACAGAAAAGGAAACAGTTGAGGTAACCAAGGTCGAGGAAACAACACCACCGGCCTCCGAGGTTCCTGCTTCAGAACCAGCCACCACCGAAGAAGTAGTAGCAGTGGAGAATGAAGAAACTGAAGTTCCCGTTGAAGCTGAGAGTACACAAGTAACCCAGGAAGCCAAGCCAGAGGTAGAGAACCCGGAACCTGAAAAAGTCGAAGTGAAAGAGGAAGTATCAGCTGAAGAGGCTAAAGAAACTACTGAAACAGAATCAGCACCCGAAAAAGTCGAAGCAAAAGAGGAAGTATCAACTGAAGAGGCTAAAGAAACTACTGAAATAGAatcagcagcaatagcagcaccAGTGGAAGAAGTAACCACCACAGAAGCATAA